The proteins below come from a single Tachysurus fulvidraco isolate hzauxx_2018 chromosome 13, HZAU_PFXX_2.0, whole genome shotgun sequence genomic window:
- the LOC113652513 gene encoding collagen and calcium-binding EGF domain-containing protein 1-like isoform X1, with translation MSRFYYRMLLFLFTFFNTVLLPTSGNSRNEADSSREECPENKIVTVEYLCIRAGGERGTCLRRKCCKGFRFVMGQCVPESVDVCAGSPCEQQCMDNFGRVVCTCYSGYRFDRERHRQHLHPYCLDVDECEESNGTLCEHVCENTPGSFRCRCSAGYTLAADQHSCIPVHKLSHSTGKSDTQMSAGSCSLTCQDIMNMRNSLQQLKLRLGHTHSSGQVITPDLANSSEKPLPGRVGKNHNSNIMYGPPGLPGPPGLPGPTGQKGEPGSIGPPGLQGPRGDMGLMGPQPDLEHVKRGRRGPVGPPGAHGRDGLKGEQGSPGPRGPPGPPGSFDFLLLMMADIRHDIIELQNKVFGKRTDFLLDTPPESDTEFKDSGSGQDETETILGT, from the exons ATGAGCCGATTTTATTATCGCATGCttctttttctgtttacttTCTTCAACACTGTTTTACTTCCGACTTCTGGAAATTCACGGAATGAAGCTGACAGCAGCAG agAAGAATGTCCTGAAAATAAGATTGTGACAGTGGAGTACCTGTGTATCAgagcaggaggagagagaggcaCATGCCTCAG gaggaagTGCTGTAAAGGTTTCAGGTTCGTCATGGGTCAGTGTGTACCAGAAA gtgttgATGTATGTGCAGGATCTCCGTGTGAGCAGCAGTGTATGGATAACTTCGGCCGGGTGGTGTGTACGTGCTACAGCGGCTACCGTTTTGACCGGGAAAGACACCGGCAGCACCTCCACCCGTACtgcttag atGTAGATGAGTGTGAGGAGTCTAATGGGACactgtgtgagcatgtgtgtgaaaacacACCTGGCAGTTTCCGGTGTCGTTGCAGTGCTGGATACACACTTGCTGCAGACCAGCACTCCTGCATACCTGTACACAAac tctCCCACTCTACAGGGAAGTCTGATACTCAGATGAGTGCTGGTTCCTGCTCTCTCACCTGTCAGGACATCATGAACATGAGGAACAGCCTACAGCAGCTCAAACTCCGcctgggacacacacactccagtggacag gtgatCACACCTGATTTAGCTAACAGCAGTGAAAAGCCACTTCCTGGTAGAGTTGGGAAAAATCACAATAGCAACATTATGTACGGTCCTCCAGGGCTTCCTGGACCTCCGGGCCTgccag GACCTACAGGACAGAAAGGTGAACCGGGATCCATCGGTCCTCCAGGGCTTCAGGGACCCAGGGGTGATATGGGCCTGATGGGTCCACAGCCTGACCTGGAGCATGTTAAGAGGGGACGCAGAGGACCTGTG GGACCACCGGGAGCACATGGAAGAGATGGacttaag GGTGAACAAGGTTCTCCTGGACCCCGAGGACCACCG GGACCTCCCGGATCTTTCGACTTCCTCCTCCTGATGATGGCAGACATCCGTCATGACATCATCGAGCTGCAAAACAAAGTATTTGGAAAGAGGACAGACTTCTTACTGGACACGCCCccagagtcagacacagagtTTAAAGACTCGGGTTCAGGACAGGATGAGACGGAGACGATACTCGGTACGTGA
- the LOC113652513 gene encoding collagen and calcium-binding EGF domain-containing protein 1-like isoform X2 — translation MGQCVPESVDVCAGSPCEQQCMDNFGRVVCTCYSGYRFDRERHRQHLHPYCLDVDECEESNGTLCEHVCENTPGSFRCRCSAGYTLAADQHSCIPVHKLSHSTGKSDTQMSAGSCSLTCQDIMNMRNSLQQLKLRLGHTHSSGQVITPDLANSSEKPLPGRVGKNHNSNIMYGPPGLPGPPGLPGPTGQKGEPGSIGPPGLQGPRGDMGLMGPQPDLEHVKRGRRGPVGPPGAHGRDGLKGEQGSPGPRGPPGPPGSFDFLLLMMADIRHDIIELQNKVFGKRTDFLLDTPPESDTEFKDSGSGQDETETILGT, via the exons ATGGGTCAGTGTGTACCAGAAA gtgttgATGTATGTGCAGGATCTCCGTGTGAGCAGCAGTGTATGGATAACTTCGGCCGGGTGGTGTGTACGTGCTACAGCGGCTACCGTTTTGACCGGGAAAGACACCGGCAGCACCTCCACCCGTACtgcttag atGTAGATGAGTGTGAGGAGTCTAATGGGACactgtgtgagcatgtgtgtgaaaacacACCTGGCAGTTTCCGGTGTCGTTGCAGTGCTGGATACACACTTGCTGCAGACCAGCACTCCTGCATACCTGTACACAAac tctCCCACTCTACAGGGAAGTCTGATACTCAGATGAGTGCTGGTTCCTGCTCTCTCACCTGTCAGGACATCATGAACATGAGGAACAGCCTACAGCAGCTCAAACTCCGcctgggacacacacactccagtggacag gtgatCACACCTGATTTAGCTAACAGCAGTGAAAAGCCACTTCCTGGTAGAGTTGGGAAAAATCACAATAGCAACATTATGTACGGTCCTCCAGGGCTTCCTGGACCTCCGGGCCTgccag GACCTACAGGACAGAAAGGTGAACCGGGATCCATCGGTCCTCCAGGGCTTCAGGGACCCAGGGGTGATATGGGCCTGATGGGTCCACAGCCTGACCTGGAGCATGTTAAGAGGGGACGCAGAGGACCTGTG GGACCACCGGGAGCACATGGAAGAGATGGacttaag GGTGAACAAGGTTCTCCTGGACCCCGAGGACCACCG GGACCTCCCGGATCTTTCGACTTCCTCCTCCTGATGATGGCAGACATCCGTCATGACATCATCGAGCTGCAAAACAAAGTATTTGGAAAGAGGACAGACTTCTTACTGGACACGCCCccagagtcagacacagagtTTAAAGACTCGGGTTCAGGACAGGATGAGACGGAGACGATACTCGGTACGTGA